Proteins co-encoded in one Odontesthes bonariensis isolate fOdoBon6 chromosome 24, fOdoBon6.hap1, whole genome shotgun sequence genomic window:
- the ora6 gene encoding histamine H2 receptor, with the protein MAEYMLYFLGWRIFVSSVGLLGNVLLILSIIQTMSSRVKSFELFLMGLAAANLEEIVIINIYEVIILQTSSAAIGTWSCQLLQFLTLFGETASILFTVIISIFRYQKLRDAERRVNLPIYLDNIRSAWKLSGVCVMISTLLCIPIFAIHPQGSAGNLTRNGSSCPPDFFQCDENHCPTFNRVYKYLFSLLCHLLPLVIVTVASCLIIAVLLSQRKVVAPAVSVSQSGQLSKKSTDHRLNRSTIAVVAAMGLFQIDWTLYLIFQWTFSTIDLLLLAQVEFFISTSYTSLCPYVYGIGQNLFSLKKFKRKVFKTLV; encoded by the coding sequence ATGGCTGAGTATATGCTTTACTTCCTGGGCTGGAGAATATTTGTTTCTTCTGTGGGACTTTTGGGTAATGTCCTTCTCATCCTGTCCATCATCCAGACTATGTCCTCTCGAGTAAAATCATTCGAGTTGTTTCTCATGGGACTGGCTGCAGCCAACTTAGAGGAAATTGTCATCATAAACATCTACGAAGTTATCATCCTACAGACGTCCTCCGCTGCCATTGGCACATGGTCGTGTCAGTTACTTCAGTTTCTGACTCTGTTCGGTGAAACGGCCAGTATCCTCTTCACTGtcatcatcagcatctttcGCTACCAGAAGCTGAGAGATGCCGAGAGGAGAGTCAACCTCCCAATTTACCTGGACAACATCAGATCAGCCTGGAAGCTGAGTGGAGTCTGTGTGATGATCTCCACGCTACTCTGTATTCCCATTTTTGCCATTCACCCTCAAGGCTCCGCAGGAAACCTCACAAGAAACGGCAGCAGCTGCCCACCAGATTTCTTTCAGTGCGATGAAAATCATTGTCCCACATTCAACCGCGTATACAAATACCTGTTCAGCCTGTTGTGCCACCTGCTGCCCCTGGTCATTGTCACAGTGGCCAGCTGCCTCATCATTGCAGTGCTGCTGAGCCAGAGGAAGGTGGTGGCACCAGCGGTTAGTGTGAGCCAGTCAGGCCAGCTCAGCAAGAAAAGTACAGATCACAGGCTGAATCGAAGCACAATTGCTGTGGTGGCAGCCATGGGGTTATTCCAGATAGACTGGACTCTCTACCTTATCTTCCAATGGACTTTTAGCACAATTGACCTTCTTTTATTGGCTCAAGTTGAGTTCTTTATCTCAACCTCCTATACGTCCTTATGTCCATATGTGTACGGGATAGGGCAAAACCTGTTCTCCTTGAAGAAATTTAAAAGAAAGGTATTCAAAACTTTGGTTTAG
- the mgab gene encoding MAX gene-associated protein: MSASDPELTAMEDNHAVEDEKRCPLNVPSSLPPASVRSPSSPFPNIAGATISNKTVIESQAVSMASNDCSSALSSPAKASPTKPAETSTSAFEGMFERSPTTSPIVSASDHLKCTETSLINISGSPPWLSALPSTMFGSPDVKRDFPSVLTFKGVSVTLENNSVWRQFYSCGTEMILTKQGRRMFPYCRFRLSGLNPEQKYSLVLSIVPSGQYRYRWNISKWEVMGPAEHQAQSLIRAFPHHNSPCQGSEWMNCLVSFYKLKLTNNPQDSQGHMILHSMHRYIPRLHIIPVPDGDVSMLDQPVVMGPESMTFTFPQSEFMAVTTYQNFRITQLKINHNPFAKGFREDGNNPRLNRIPTEARAAVETQAPPTAEKPAEPSGHEEEEEVVVEEEKVVVDLSAKSQSDEASLSSAQETRPVLKPIMSNPASTGEQYVPCIRGKHALGELVLVQKRPRVESKETNATCVTPEEQPDLEVWKLPRARSRTPSSSASTPRSSPAYRRKKRKINKRWGNSRGRLWKAVAASPTVVHSPSLTVAMQPELDEVEGLLFVSFTSKEALDVHVGDKAGTNPSPVSVTTPMQTEQIIEVNPETGEEKVARLESVLLNDLGALKHRQVIHPVLREVGLKLSSLDPAMPIDLQYLGVCLPLPPPNLPEQSHTAALAHAGKTSDMTKIKGWKNKFIKSKESSSNCEGLQKNLSAFCSNMLDEYLESEAQQISERAAAFSANPEGSVAYQLPAKSSSYVKTLDSVLKHQNTASKFPVGTNRPCPLSHKPPLQSSLKSPASLPTGPATPNQAEARSRCPSTSSQTHPDAAFGSTDVPQRLSPCLPEISQRPAVSQVAAHKPSGLSKIQLKLLHMEMEALNQGLSRTWLTPERITLALSAILTKQSMPGQLLKPAPVPESEAAGPECGQRFCRLGCVCSSLQRLHRGPLHCRRPDCMLGCTCFKRRISKQMNTEESEDQNSPVYSMTNVEHTVQPQPGSHAKKLWNCNSCDGDPEPLFAPKAAPLSFIPSKILKRVAPCSTQLMREEDKDPVYRYLESKMTCARVREFNSKPPPEITLDTNPPADTFALISAAPQGAATKRPSTVLTAQKLGEKSPQDTTFNESEARKQIQIQSMCQWRKDRQMVLGGLFERMNQNRLHQRYYIGPYCIIPVAKVLMRKPSGSVVTYRIQITKPSKVSDIDEDESDDCDEEKLSSDSFDENTDAEEEDEQLEDPENRFGVTPFLCGVTPAGRLRARRKRAGCQASGLIQVNGKRYNQARLLLGNMGSLHPANRLAAYVTGRLHVPGDSSDNVFRKPDSMQKMGSNCGKFAGTAVPPKKTTDMKMAPQPAAPLIQPGFWSKGVSDSASVPIQSSSLFQSSSTSSPVSLTVSPSLKSPSFLAQSGTYSFRICPPSNQATGGEKPHGVSLPGGFTLIQLPKPGADVQQPKPLTTTGAVSAGDGPAQKGRVSNLSQLASEWLSVDTLNKVKNLLSNETAEPGPFFGLISEEKNLPLDESEASSCQSVKLEETSIDVTSEDLSSDFSDYGEGEEDDDAVDVETVEEAKQEKAIAKMKEAVLKTLQESRGSVEDCGSLNEADVKDEQGSPGSKNKRRNHTAIERLRRCEQRVLFDRLRIVLNGCPKTPKLHLLSLAVREIHILVKTSESLVQEKRMMVRKQVAYVKQLSLLAGKPEGLILSKLREITERQKKQEKTIKWRPFFSQLLQTKAALVQATARPCDLQPVRPSASDLHPSPCDLEPPPLLQPDYSHPSQGSLPKTDQTNLLRLLTLLHPKSQPNPPAQSSPVQQSLPRAASLPAQAAATAPSSQMELQQNELASLFPVSHPLSKLETQREASGDPDRAAIPNSQTKDQPQAPSDKAALKVTAALTGPPSGPPSGASSGAPSGAPSGAPSGAPSGPSSGPPSGPSSGPPSGPPSGPPSGPSSGPSSGPPSGPLERNPKCSKVQPPKSLDSLPLIRSKTGRIILPSSLKPSGHGYYTLKVMKSGKKDESVAGSSAYPRPSMVDSPKCSKINIRAPGRPSESEPGHALGNTVASSVPDPKRAGVFTPLTQLAFLNNTIIMSPLDLKVLESNEEAGTGVSLSEAQASARLCFNPVRLVPVESEPSPPEDSPPVIPCRRGRPPKRRVFMPHVEMTANRVDVSKTSPLIEEKQRAPVPVKDTKVWAEAAPVPVKDTKVWAEAAPVPVKDTKVWAEAAPVPVKDTKVWAEAAPVPVKDTKVWAEAAPVVAVDPAPVKRPRGRPPKNRSPKPHSQAARGSSDEDSPVSFSVYKFKSPDAPNQKRPLTRGSLGKDFPSAKKRSWIDIERELEPDLDSE; encoded by the exons ATGTCTGCCTCAGACCCTGAGCTCACAGCCATGGAGGACAACCATGCGGTGGAGGATGAGAAGAGGTGCCCGCTTAATGTTCCCTCATCACTTCCTCCTGCTTCCGTCCGTTCTCCATCTTCTCCATTTCCTAACATTGCAGGAGCTACCATCTCCAACAAGACCGTAATTGAGAGTCAAGCCGTCTCCATGGCGAGTAATGACTGCAGCTCTGCTCTCTCTTCACCTGCCAAAGCAAGCCCAACAAAACCTGCTGAAACCTCTACTTCTGCCTTCGAAGGGATGTTTGAAAGGAGCCCAACTACCTCACCTATAGTGTCTGCATCAGACCACCTAAAATGCACAGAGACAAGTCTCATCAACATCTCAGGATCCCCACCGTGGTTGTCTGCGTTGCCTTCTACTATGTTTGGCAGCCCAGACGTGAAAAGGGACTTTCCTTCTGTGCTGACCTTCAAAGGCGTCAGCGTAACTTTGGAGAATAACAGCGTGTGGAGGCAGTTCTACAGCTGTGGAACTGAGATGATTCTCACCAAGCAGGGGCGCCGTATGTTCCCCTACTGCCGATTTCGCCTCTCTGGTCTCAACCCTGAGCAGAAGTACAGTCTTGTTTTGTCCATCGTTCCATCGGGTCAGTACAGGTACCGCTGGAACATATCCAAATGGGAGGTCATGGGGCCAGCGGAGCACCAGGCTCAGAGTCTGATCCGAGCCTTTCCCCACCATAACTCCCCCTGTCAAGGCTCAGAGTGGATGAATTGCTTGGTGTCTTTCTACAAACTCAAGCTGACCAATAACCCCCAAGATTCGCAGGGTCACATGATCCTCCACTCCATGCATCGCTACATTCCAAGGCTACATATTATTCCCGTTCCAGATGGAGACGTGTCCATGCTTGACCAGCCTGTGGTCATGGGACCCGAAAGCATGACCTTTACTTTCCCGCAATCCGAGTTCATGGCTGTGACGACCTATCAGAACTTCCGTATCACTCAGCTGAAAATTAATCATAACCCGTTCGCAAAGGGCTTCAGGGAGGATGGGAACAACCCCCGTCTGAACAGAATCCCTACAGAGGCGCGAGCCGCGGTGGAGACGCAGGCCCCGCCCACAGCTGAGAAACCTGCTGAGCCCAGTGGacacgaggaggaggaggaggtggtggtggaggaggagaaggtggTGGTGGATCTGAG CGCAAAGAGTCAGAGTGATGAGGCTTCTTTGTCAAGCGCGCAAGAGACCAGACCGGTGTTGAAGCCTATAATGTCCAACCCTGCGAGTACAGGTGAGCAGTATGTGCCCTGTATAAGGGGCAAACATGCACTGGGTGAGCTCGTGCTGGTCCAAAAACGCCCACGTGTCGAATCCAAGGAGACAAACGCCACCTGCGTAACCCCGGAGGAGCAGCCAGACTTGGAGGTGTGGAAGTTGCCCAGAGCAAGGTCCAGGACCCCCTCTTCCTCAGCATCGACCCCGAGATCATCGCCCGCATACcgcaggaagaagaggaagatcaACAAGCGTTGGGGTAATTCCCGGGGAAGACTGTGGAAAGCTGTGGCCGCCTCCCCCACAGTAGTGCACAGCCCATCATTGACTGTCGCTATGCAACCGGAGCTGGATGAAGTAGAAGGCCTGCTGTTTGTGTCGTTCACCTCAAAG GAGGCTCTTGATGTTCACGTCGGGGACAAGGCAGGCACAAATCCATCGCCTGTTTCCGTAACAACACCGATGCAGACGGAACAAATAA TTGAGGTGAATCCGGAGACGGGGGAGGAGAAGGTGGCACGCTTGGAGTCGGTGCTGCTGAACGACCTCGGAGCTCTCAAACACAGACAGGTCATCCATCCCGTGCTGCGGGAGG TGGGCTTGAAGCTGAGCTCCTTGGACCCCGCCATGCCCATTGACCTGCAGTATCTGGGGGTGTGTCTGCCTCTACCTCCTCCGAACCTACCGGAGCAGAGCCACACTGCAGCTCTGGCTCATGCTG GAAAGACGAGCGACATGACGAAAATTAAGGGATGGAAGAACAAGTTCataaaaagcaaagaaagcTCTTCAAACTGCGAAG GATTACAAAAGAACCTGTCTGCCTTCTGCAGCAACATGTTGGATGAGTATTTGGAGAGTGAAGCCCAGCAAATCAGTGAGCGTGCTGCCGCCTTCTCCGCAAACCCAGAGGGCTCTGTGGCCTATCAGCTGCCTGCTAAAAGCTCCAGCTACGTAAAGACCCTGGACAGCGTCCTCAAGCATCAAAACACTGCTTCGAAATTCCCAGTGGGGACCAACAGGCCTTGCCCGCTTTCCCACAAACCCCCCCTCCAGTCATCTCTAAAGTCACCTGCTTCCCTTCCTACTGGCCCCGCAACCCCCAATCAGGCGGAGGCTCGGTCCAGATGCCCGTCCACATCCTCACAAACACATCCAGATGCTGCTTTTGGGTCTACTGATGTTCCACAGAG ATTATCACCGTGCCTCCCGGAAATCAGTCAGAGACCTGCGGTGAGCCAAGTGGCGGCGCACAAACCTTCGGGGCTCAGCAAGATCCAGCTCAAGCTGTTGCACATGGAGATGGAAGCCTTGAACCAAGGCCTGAGCAGAACGTGGCTGACTCCAGAAAGGATAACACTGGCTCTGTCTGCAATACTGACTAAACAG AGTATGCCGGGTCAGCTCTTGAAACCAGCCCCTGTTCCCGAGAGTGAAGCTGCGGGACCCGAATGCGGACAAAGGTTCTGCAGACTTGGTTGCGTGTGCTCCAGTCTGCAGCGTCTGCACAGAGGCCCCCTCCACTGCAGACGTCCCGACTGCATGCTCGGCTGCACCTGCTTCAAACGTAGGATCTCCAAGCAGATGAATACGGAGGAGAGTGAGGACCAGAACAGCCCTGTTTACT CTATGACAAATGTGGAACATACAGTCCAGCCTCAGCCGGGCTCCCATGCCAAAAAACTGTGGAACTGCAACAGTTGCGATGGGGATCCAGAACCACTTTTTGCTCCCaaagctgctcctctgtcatTCATTCCATCAAAGATCCTGAAACGAGTTGCACCTTGTTCCACACAGCTG ATGCGGGAGGAGGATAAGGATCCAGTGTATAGATATCTGGAGAGCAAGATGACCTGTGCCCGTGTAAGAGAGTTCAACAGCAAGCCTCCGCCTGAAATCACCTTGGATACAAACCCCCCGGCTGACACTTTTGCACTAATCAGCGCGGCACCGCAGGGCGCTGCTACAAAGCGCCCCAGCACCGTTCTGACTGCTCAGAAATTAG GAGAAAAGTCACCTCAGGATACCACATTCAACGAGTCCGAGGCGAGGAAGCAAATCCAGATCCAGTCGATGTGTCAGTGGAGGAAGGACCGCCAAATGGTGTTGGGGGGTTTATTCGAGCGCATGAATCAGAATCGGCTTCATCAGCGTTACTACATCGGACCCTACTGCATAATCCCAGTCGCCAAGGTGTTGATGCGGAAGCCCAGCGGCTCCGTCGTCACCTACAGG ATACAAATCACCAAGCCATCAAAGGTCAGCGACATCGATGAGGACGAATCTGACGACTGTGACGAGGAGAAGCTCTCCAGCGACAGTTTTGACGAGAACACTGACGCAGAGGAGGAAGACGAACAGTTGGAGGACCCAGAGAATCGGTTTGGGGTCACGCCTTTCTTGTGTGGTGTCACACCTGCCGGCAGACTGAGAGCCAGGAGAAAACGGGCCGGCTGCCAAGCATCTGGACTCATACAG gTAAACGGAAAGCGCTACAATCAAGCCCGATTGCTGCTCGGGAACATGGGATCTCTGCATCCAGCCAACCGCCTCGCAGCCTATGTAACAGGCCGACTGCACGTTCCGGGCGACAGTTCTGATAACGTCTTTCGGAAGCCAGACTCCATGCAGAAAATGGGATCGAATTGTGGAAAGTTTGCAGGCACAGCTGTCCCTCCAAAGAAAACTACAGACATGAAGATGGCACCGCAGCCTGCAG CTCCGCTAATCCAGCCAGGGTTTTGGAGCAAGGGTGTCAGCGACTCGGCATCCGTCCCCATCCAGAGCAGCTCGCTCTTCCAAAGCAGCTCCACATCCTCTCCCGTCTCCCTCACCGTCTCCCCGTCCCTGAAGAGCCCCAGCTTCCTGGCACAGAGCGGAACTTACTCATTCCGAATCTGTCCTCCATCCAACCAGGCCACCGGGGGTGAGAAGCCACACGGCGTCAGCCTGCCGGGGGGCTTCACCCTCATTCAGCTACCCAAGCCTGGAGCTGACGTACAGCAACCAAAACCTCTAACCACTACAGGCGCGGTCAGCGCGGGTGACGGCCCGGCTCAAAAGGGCAGAGTGTCTAATCTTAGTCAGTTGGCATCAGAGTGGCTTAGTGTGGACACCCTTAATAAAGTAAAGAACTTGTTGAGTAACGAAACGGCCGAGCCCGGCCCGTTCTTTGGGCTGATTTCTGAGGAGAAGAATTTGCCATTAGATGAGAGCGAGGCCAGCAGCTGTCAGTCGGTGAAACTGGAGGAAACCAGCATTGATGTCACTTCAGAAGATTTGAGCTCCGACTTCTCAGACTACGGAGAGGGTGAAGAAGAT GACGACGCGGTGGACGTGGAAACTGTGGAAGAAGCTAAACAAGAAAAGGCCATCGCAAAAATGAAGGAAGCTGTTCTGAAGACATTACAGGAGTCACG GGGCTCAGTCGAGGATTGTGGATCTTTGAATGAGGCCGATGTTAAG GACGAACAGGGTAGCCCCGGGTCCAAAAACAAGCGCAGGAACCACACAGCGATAGAAAGGCTGAGGCGATGCGAACAGCGAGTCCTCTTCGACCGGCTTCGAATTGTCCTGAACGGTTGTCCCAAAACCCCCAAGCTCCACCTCCTGTCTCTG GCTGTTAGAGAGATCCACATTCTGGTCAAGACCTCCGAGAGTCTGGTGCaggagaaaaggatgatggtTCGGAAGCAAGTTGCCTATGTGAAGCAGCTGTCCCTCTTGGCCG GGAAACCAGAGGGCCTAATTCTGAGCAAGCTGAGGGAGATCACTGAGCGACAGAAAAAGCAAGAGAAGACGATAAAGTGGAGGCCTTTCTTTTCCCAACTGCTACAGACCAAAGCCGCTCTTGTGCAAGCCACTGCTCGCCCGTGCGACCTTCAGCCAGTGCGACCTTCAGCCAGTGACCTTCACCCCAGCCCGTGCGACCTTGAGCCCCCGCCGCTGCTGCAGCCTGACTACAGCCATCCATCTCAAGGCAGCCTGCCTAAAACGGATCAAACTAATTTACTGCGTTTACTAACTTTGCTTCATCCAAAAAGCCAGCCCAACCCGCCAGCCCAGAGTTCCCCCGTGCAACAGTCTCTGCCTCGAGCTGCATCGTTGCCAGCTCAGGCTGCGGCCACTGCACCCTCATCCCAGATGGAGTTACAGCAAAATGAACTCGCCTCCTTGTTCCCAGTCAGTCATCCTTTGTCAAAGCTAGAAACACAACGGGAAGCTTCTGGAGATCCAGACCGGGCGGCCATACCGAATTCCCAAACTAAGGATCAGCCTCAAGCCCCGTCAGATAAAGCTGCACTTAAGGTCACTGCAGCGCTAACCGGACCCCCATCTGGACCCCCATCTGGAGCCTCATCTGGAGCCCCATCTGGAGCCCCATCTGGAGCCCCATCTGGAGCCCCATCTGGACCCTCATCTGGACCCCCATCTGGACCCTCATCTGGACCCCCATCTGGACCCCCATCTGGACCCCCATCTGGACCCTCATCTGGACCCTCATCTGGACCCCCATCTGGACCCCTGGAACGAAATCCCAAATGCTCCAAAGTTCAGCCCCCGAAGTCCCTTGATTCTCTTCCTCTGATTCGCTCCAAAACTGGCAGAATCATACTTCCTTCATCTTTGAAACCAA gtGGCCATGGCTATTACACACTCAAGGTCATGAAATCTGGCAAGAAAGACGAAAGTGTGGCAGGCTCCTCAGCTTATCCACGGCCTTCTATGGTGGACTCGCCCAAATGTTCAAAGATCAATATCCGTGCACCTGGCCGACCTTCAGAATCAGAACCCGGCCACGCTTTGGGAAACACAGTCGCGTCTTCGGTTCCCGATCCAAAGCGCGCAGGTGTATTCACCCCCCTCACTCAGCTGGCCTTCCTTAACAACACAATCATCATGTCACCGCTGGATCTCAAAGTTCTAGAGAGCAACGAGGAGGCGGGCACAGGTGTGAGTTTGAGCGAAGCCCAAGCCTCGGCGCGCTTGTGTTTTAATCCCGTGCGCCTGGTTCCTGTTGAGTCCGAGCCCAGTCCTCCCGAAGACAGTCCTCCCGTGATACCCTGCCGCAGGGGCAGACCCCCAAAACGCCGCGTGTTTATGCCCCATGTAGAAATGACAGCGAACAGAGTCGATGTCAGTAAAACATCTCCCCTGATTGAAGAGAAGCAGCGTGCCCCAGTTCCCGTGAAGGACACCAAGGTGTGGGCAGAGGCCGCCCCAGTTCCCGTGAAGGACACCAAGGTGTGGGCAGAGGCCGCCCCAGTTCCCGTGAAGGACACCAAGGTGTGGGCAGAGGCCGCCCCAGTTCCCGTGAAGGACACCAAGGTGTGGGCAGAGGCCGCCCCAGTTCCCGTGAAGGACACCAAGGTGTGGGCAGAGGCCGCCCCAGTTGTGGCTGTTGACCCCGCGCCTGTCAAGCGGCCCAGGGGACGGCCTCCGAAAAACAGGTCGCCAAAGCCACACAGTCAGGCAGCCAGAGGTTCATCCGACGAGGACAGCCCTGTCAGCTTTTCAGTTTACAAATTCAAAAGCCCCGACGCACCAAACCAAAAGCGGCCTTTAACACGCGGCTCTCTTGGAAAAGATTTCCCCAGTGCTAAGAAACGGTCTTGGATAGATATAGAAAGGGAACTGGAACCTGACTTAGATTCCGAGTAG